Proteins encoded within one genomic window of Camelina sativa cultivar DH55 chromosome 19, Cs, whole genome shotgun sequence:
- the LOC104765070 gene encoding histone acetyltransferase HAC5-like isoform X3: MSSANTFASGDLYGVVTSSGSMETPVDMNSVSLNPMRRVDASFGSNQSSLQVVENNPLLKSQPYHQFENGNFQSSNSKDNLAQVSHRPLEHQFNQQAHHAQYQQQEHLMNNEAYRQSQRDSNLISQVKHEPRVEHYNEAFQMQAINKVEPSTLQNQYKQNVVKDEYVGAQNAPVCSSQLKISPPFSPRTQQTPQMSQWKDLSNLSAGVQPVSGLGQWHSSSQNVTHISKNSSEERERFGVRFPMQHEGTNNSSFVRESTNCQNVAPKGTLEAPHLLEGSNALSKQLNGDSGLSYKNQRRWLLFLLHVRKCNAAEDNCESKYCFTTKTLLKHINDCKSPACAYQFCLQTRKLIHHYKHCRNEACPVCVFVKSFKEKQKEKFTFLQRAEPTPASSNHGPKESFESMRTSNGRDSKAAFVVDDLQPAPKRLKVEKPSQFAYHGTQSIPATTSAGVSEGHFSMGSQEKDRLQSDVCKTVRTNVPMNADSSDSSRRLVPVSRELEKPVCNDTPLGRRDGGESALDVKNVFSEQEKPKRTNEISAPKEEKAEQSVGVVSVSNNGKSKIKGVSLIELFTPEQVEEHIRGLRQWVGQSKTKAEKNKAMGLSMSENSCQLCAVERLAFEPTPIYCTPCGARVKRNAMHYTVVVGESRHYVCIPCYNEARANTVSVDGTSVPKSRFEKKKNDEEVEESWVQCDKCQAWQHQICALFNGRRNHGQAEYTCPNCYIQEVEQGERKPVSQSVILGANSLPASTLSNHLEQRLFKKLKQERQERARLQGKSYEEVPGADSLIIRVVASVDKILEVKPRFLDIFREDNYSSEFPYKSKAVLLFQKIEGVEVCLFGMYVQEFGTDSASPNQRRVYLSYLDSVKYFRPDVKTVSGESLRTFVYHEILIGYLDYCKKRGFSSCYIWACPPLKGEDYILYCHPEIQKTPKTDKLREWYLAMLKKASKEKVVVECTNFYDHFFVQSGECRAKVTAARLPYFDGDYWPGAAEDLIDQMSQEEDGKKSNRKLMPKKVISKRALKAVGQLDLSVNASKDLLLMHKLGEIILPMKEDFIMVHLQHCCKHCCTLMVSGNRWMCNQCKNFQICDKCHEVEENRVEKEKHPVNQKEKHALYPVTIDDVPTVIKDNDDILESEFFDTRQAFLSLCQGNHYQYDTLRRAKHSSMMILYHLHNPTVPAFATACVICQQELETAQGWRCEVCPDYDVCNACYSKGINHPHSLISRPSATDSVVQNTQTNQMQAAQLRELLLHVMTCVSGQCQYPRCRMTKLLVRHGLACKTRGCPHCKKMWGLFRLHARNCRDPQCKVAKCKELRAHFSRKQQQADSRRRAAVMEMVRQRAADATAPTPD; the protein is encoded by the exons ATGAGCAGCGCTAATACTTTTGCGTCTGGGGATCTCTATGGAGTTGTAACATCATCTGGCTCAATGGAGACTCCTGTGGATATGAATTCAGTGAGCCTAAATCCTATGCGGAGAGTTGATGCTTCCTTCGGTAGTAACCAGTCAAGCCTGCAAGTAGTGGAAAACAATCCATTGCTAAAATCTCAACCATATCATCAGTTCGAGAATGGGAATTTCCAATCTTCCAATTCCAAAGATAATTTGGCTCAGGTGAGTCATCGACCATTAGAACATCAATTCAACCAACAAGCTCATCATGCTCAATACCAGCAACAAGAGCACTTAATGAACAATGAAGCTTATCGTCAATCTCAGCGAGATTCAAATTTAATTAGTCAAGTTAAGCATGAACCTCGCGTGGAACACTACAATGAAGCTTTTCAGATGCAGGCTATAAACAAAGTAGAACCATCCACGCTGCAAAACCAGTACAAGCAGAACGTTGTCAAAGACGAGTATGTTGGTGCTCAGAATGCACCGGTTTGTAGTAGCCAGCTAAAGATTTCTCCACCATTTTCACCACGAACTCAACAGACGCCGCAGATGTCACAATGGAAAGATTTGAGCAACCTCTCAGCTGGAGTGCAGCCAGTATCAGGTTTGGGTCAGTGGCATTCATCTTCGCAGAACGTGAcccatatatcaaaaaattctAGTGAAGAGAGAGAACGTTTTGGGGTAAGATTTCCTATGCAGCATGAAGGAACTAATAATAGTTCGTTTGTAAGAGAGTCTACAAACTGCCAGAATGTTGCTCCTAAAGGCACCTTGGAGGCTCCACATCTCCTAGAAGGAAGCAACGCCTTGAGTAAACAGCTGAATGGAGATAGTGGTCTAAGTTACAAAAATCAGAGGCGGTGGCTTTTGTTCCTGCTACATGTACGAAAATGCAATGCTGCAGAAGATAACTGTGAAAGCAAGTATTGTTTTACTACCAAAACGCTACTGAAACATATCAATGACTGCAAGTCCCCTGCTTGCGCATATCAATTTTGTCTTCAAACCCGAAAATTGATTCATCATTACAAGCACTGCAGGAATGAAGCATGCCCAGTCTGTGTTTTTGTCAAAAGCTTCaaggagaaacaaaaagaaaaatttaccttcctcCAAAGAGCTGAGCCTACCCCAGCTAGTTCAAACCATGGACCCAAGGAATCTTTTGAGTCTATGCGTACTTCTAATGGAAGAGACTCTAAAGCTGCGtttgttgttgatgatttgCAACCTGCTCCGAAGCGCCTGAAAGTAGAGAAACCCTCCCAATTTGCTTATCATGGCACACAGAGCATCCCAGCGACAACATCTGCTGGTGTAAGTGAAGGTCATTTTTCAATGGGTTCGCAAGAGAAGGATAGGCTACAAAGTGATGTTTGTAAAACGGTCAGAACAAATGTGCCTATGAATGCAGATAGTTCTGATTCTTCAAGGAGGCTTGTTCCAGTTTCACGTGAGCTGGAAAAGCCTGTTTGCAACGATACTCCCTTGGGAAGACGTGATGGTGGTGAATCTGCACTAGATGTTAAAAATGTTTTCTCAGAGCAAGAAAAACCAAAGCGTACAAACGAAATAAGCGCACCCAAAGAAGAGAAAGCGGAACAGTCTGTGGGTGTTGTATCTGTGTCTAATAACGggaaatcaaagatcaaaggaGTCTCACTGATTGAGCTGTTCACTCCAGAGCAAGTAGAGGAGCATATCCGTGGTCTTCGTCAATGGGTAGGCCAG aGTAAAACCAAggcagaaaaaaataaagcaatgGGACTCTCCATGTCTGAGAACTCTTGCCAGTTATGTGCTGTTGAGAGGCTTGCATTTGAGCCAACACCTATTTACTGCACACCTTGTGGTGCACGTGTCAAGAGAAATGCTATGCACTATACGGTTGTGGTTGGTGAGTCACGGCATTATGTCTGCATTCCTTGTTACAACGAAGCGCGTGCAAACACTGTTTCTGTTGATGGAACTTCTGTGCCGAAGTCAAggtttgaaaagaagaaaaatgatgaagagGTTGAAGAATCG TGGGTGCAGTGTGATAAATGTCAAGCATGGCAGCATCAAATCTGTGCTTTGTTCAACGGCCGTAGGAATCATGGGCAAGCAGAGTACACTTGCCCTAATTGCTATATACAAGAAGTGGAACAAGGAGAAAGGAAACCAGTATCGCAAAGTGTTATTCTGGGAGCAAATAGCTTGCCAGCCAGTACTCTTAGCAACCATTTAGAACAGCGGTTGTTCAAGAAATTGAAGCAGGAAAGACAGGAGAGGGCTAGACTTCAAGGAAAAAGCTATGAGGAG GTCCCCGGAGCCGACTCGCTTATTATCAGAGTTGTGGCATCTGTCGACAAAATACTAGAAGTAAAGCCACGTTTCCTTGACATTTTTCGAGAAGATAATTACTCATCAGAATTCCCTTATAAGTCTAAG gcCGTTCTGTTGTTTCAAAAGATTGAAGGTGTTGAAGTATGCTTATTTGGCATGTACGTCCAGGAATTTGGAACAGATTCCGCGTCTCCCAATCAGCGACGGGTATACCTTTCCTATCTGGACTCAGTTAAGTACTTCAGACCTGACGTTAAAACAGTGTCTGGAGAATCCCTCCGTACGTTCGTATACCATGAAATTCTG ATTGGTTACCTTGATTACTGTAAGAAACGTGGGTTTTCAAGCTGCTATATATGGGCATGCCCTCCTCTTAAGGGTGAAGATTATATTCTATATTGCCATCCTGAAATTCAGAAAACGCCAAAGACTGACAAACTTAGGGAATG GTATTTAGCAATGCTAAAGAAAGCTTCCAAGGAAAAAGTGGTCGTTGAGTGTACAAACTTCTATGACCATTTTTTCGTCCAGTCTGGTGAATGTAGAGCTAAGGTAACAGCAGCAAGGTTGCCATATTTTGATGGCGACTACTGGCCAGGTGCCGCTGAGGATTTAATAGATCAAATGAGCCAAGAAGAGGATGGCAAAAAGTCTAATCGAAAATTAATGCCCAAAAAGGTCATATCGAAAAGAGCTCTAAAAGCAGTAGGTCAGTTGGACCTTTCTGTTAATGCCTCGAAGGATCTCCTGCTGATGCATAAA CTGGGTGAGATCATTCTCCCAATGAAGGAAGATTTCATCATGGTTCATTTGCAACATTGTTGCAAACATTGTTGCACTCTCATGGTGTCTGGAAATCGTTGGATGTGCAACCAGTGTAAAAATTTCCAGATTTGTGACAA GTGTCATGAAGTGGAAGAGAACCGTGTGGAAAAGGAGAAACATCCCGTCAATCAGAAGGAGAAGCATGCACTCTATCCT GTTACCATTGATGACGTTCCTACTGTAATTAAGGACAATGATGACATCCTCGAGAGCGAATTCTTTGATACTAGGCAAGCTTTTCTGAGTCTTTGCCAAGGTAATCACTATCAGTATGACACACTAAGGCGGGCAAAACACTCTTCTATGATGATTCTCTATCATCTTCACAATCCAACCGTCCCTGCATTTGCAACGGCATGTGTCATCTGCCAGCAAGAACTTGAAACTGCTCAAGGTTGGCGTTGCGAAGTTTGCCCTGACTATGATGTTTGCAATGCTTGCTACTCAAAAGGCATCAACCATCCACATAGCCTCATTAGCCGTCCATCTGCGACAGATTCTGTTgtacaaaacacacaaaccaatcAAATGCAGGCTGCTCAG TTGAGAGAGCTGTTGCTACACGTGATGACATGCGTTAGTGGCCAGTGCCAGTATCCAAGGTGTCGCATGACTAAGCTTCTCGTCAGGCATGGTCTTGCATGCAAGACCAGAGGTTGCCCACATTGCAAGAAAATGTGGGGCCTCTTCCGACTACATGCCCGAAACTGCAGAGATCCCCAGTGCAAAGTAGCCAAATGCAA AGAATTGAGAGCTCATTTTAGTAGAAAGCAGCAACAAGCAGATTCAAGACGCAGAGCAGCGGTGATGGAGATGGTGCGGCAGAGAGCTGCTGATGCAACAGCCCCCACTCCTGACTGA